A DNA window from Canis lupus dingo isolate Sandy chromosome 2, ASM325472v2, whole genome shotgun sequence contains the following coding sequences:
- the LOC112660046 gene encoding ADP-ribosylation factor-like protein 2-binding protein isoform X3, which produces MDALEEESFALSFSSASDAEFDAVVGYLEDIIMDDEFQLLQRNFMDKYYQEFEDTEENKLTYTPIFNEYISLVEKYIEEQLLERIPGFNMAAFTTTLQHHKDEVAGDIFDMLLTFTDFLAFKEMFLDYRAEKEGRGLDLSSGLVVTSLCKSSSVPASQNDLRP; this is translated from the exons atgGACGCCCTAGAGGAAGAGAGCTTCGCGCTGTCGTT CTCTTCTGCCTCTGATGCAGAATTCGACGCTGTGGTTGGATATTTAGAGGACATCATCATGG ATGACGAGTTCCAGTTACTACAGAGGAATTTCATGGACAAGTACTATCAGGAGTttgaagacacagaagagaatAAACTCACCTACACGcctatttttaatgaatat ATTTCTTTGGTAGAAAAGTATATTGAAGAACAGCTGCTGGAGCGGATTCCTGGGTTTAACATGGCGGCTTTCACAACAACTTTACA GCACCATAAAGATGAAGTGGCAGGCGACATATTTGACATGCTGCTCACGTTTACAGATTTCCtggcttttaaagaaatgtttctggACTACAGAGCA GAAAAAGAAGGTCGGGGACTGGACTTAAGCAGTGGTTTAGTGGTGACTTCATTGTGCAAATCATCTTCTGTGCCAGCTTCCCAGAATGACCTGCGGCCCTAG
- the LOC112660046 gene encoding ADP-ribosylation factor-like protein 2-binding protein isoform X4 yields MDALEEESFALSFSSASDAEFDAVVGYLEDIIMDDEFQLLQRNFMDKYYQEFEDTEENKLTYTPIFNEYISLVEKYIEEQLLERIPGFNMAAFTTTLQHHKDEVAGDIFDMLLTFTDFLAFKEMFLDYRAALHRKKSISVKRGDTF; encoded by the exons atgGACGCCCTAGAGGAAGAGAGCTTCGCGCTGTCGTT CTCTTCTGCCTCTGATGCAGAATTCGACGCTGTGGTTGGATATTTAGAGGACATCATCATGG ATGACGAGTTCCAGTTACTACAGAGGAATTTCATGGACAAGTACTATCAGGAGTttgaagacacagaagagaatAAACTCACCTACACGcctatttttaatgaatat ATTTCTTTGGTAGAAAAGTATATTGAAGAACAGCTGCTGGAGCGGATTCCTGGGTTTAACATGGCGGCTTTCACAACAACTTTACA GCACCATAAAGATGAAGTGGCAGGCGACATATTTGACATGCTGCTCACGTTTACAGATTTCCtggcttttaaagaaatgtttctggACTACAGAGCA GCTCTTCATAGGAAAaaatctatttctgtgaaaagaggtgacactttttaa
- the LOC112660046 gene encoding ADP-ribosylation factor-like protein 2-binding protein isoform X1 encodes MDALEEESFALSFSSASDAEFDAVVGYLEDIIMDDEFQLLQRNFMDKYYQEFEDTEENKLTYTPIFNEYISLVEKYIEEQLLERIPGFNMAAFTTTLQHHKDEVAGDIFDMLLTFTDFLAFKEMFLDYRADYFFSNPGKRRSGTGLKQWFSGDFIVQIIFCASFPE; translated from the exons atgGACGCCCTAGAGGAAGAGAGCTTCGCGCTGTCGTT CTCTTCTGCCTCTGATGCAGAATTCGACGCTGTGGTTGGATATTTAGAGGACATCATCATGG ATGACGAGTTCCAGTTACTACAGAGGAATTTCATGGACAAGTACTATCAGGAGTttgaagacacagaagagaatAAACTCACCTACACGcctatttttaatgaatat ATTTCTTTGGTAGAAAAGTATATTGAAGAACAGCTGCTGGAGCGGATTCCTGGGTTTAACATGGCGGCTTTCACAACAACTTTACA GCACCATAAAGATGAAGTGGCAGGCGACATATTTGACATGCTGCTCACGTTTACAGATTTCCtggcttttaaagaaatgtttctggACTACAGAGCA gattatttcttttctaacCCAGGAAAAAGAAGGTCGGGGACTGGACTTAAGCAGTGGTTTAGTGGTGACTTCATTGTGCAAATCATCTTCTGTGCCAGCTTCCCAGAATGA
- the LOC112660046 gene encoding ADP-ribosylation factor-like protein 2-binding protein isoform X2, protein MGSSFCGFFFSSSASDAEFDAVVGYLEDIIMDDEFQLLQRNFMDKYYQEFEDTEENKLTYTPIFNEYISLVEKYIEEQLLERIPGFNMAAFTTTLQHHKDEVAGDIFDMLLTFTDFLAFKEMFLDYRADYFFSNPGKRRSGTGLKQWFSGDFIVQIIFCASFPE, encoded by the exons atgggaaGTTCGTTTTGCGGTTTCTTTTTTAG CTCTTCTGCCTCTGATGCAGAATTCGACGCTGTGGTTGGATATTTAGAGGACATCATCATGG ATGACGAGTTCCAGTTACTACAGAGGAATTTCATGGACAAGTACTATCAGGAGTttgaagacacagaagagaatAAACTCACCTACACGcctatttttaatgaatat ATTTCTTTGGTAGAAAAGTATATTGAAGAACAGCTGCTGGAGCGGATTCCTGGGTTTAACATGGCGGCTTTCACAACAACTTTACA GCACCATAAAGATGAAGTGGCAGGCGACATATTTGACATGCTGCTCACGTTTACAGATTTCCtggcttttaaagaaatgtttctggACTACAGAGCA gattatttcttttctaacCCAGGAAAAAGAAGGTCGGGGACTGGACTTAAGCAGTGGTTTAGTGGTGACTTCATTGTGCAAATCATCTTCTGTGCCAGCTTCCCAGAATGA